The Rhodocytophaga rosea genome has a segment encoding these proteins:
- a CDS encoding PKD domain-containing protein, producing the protein MEIQYTIFKRKVAFIPIALFFLLSLFTTNLYGQFNFAVGQLTGVSLINPTSLQFGPDGRLYVSQQNGIIKVLTIVREGPNTYTVTSTETITLINSIPNHNDDGSAAASVTTRQVTGILVTGTAADPVLYVGSSDSRIGGPGGNGDANLDTNSGIISRLTKNGSLWEKIDLVRGLPRSEENHSINGLQLDTQTNTMYVAVGGFTNAGAPSSNFAFITEYALSAAIISVDLDAIDAMTTKGTSNNRYKYDLPTLDDPTRTNNADGTDINDPFGGNDGLNQAKIVIGGPVQIYSPGYRTPYDLVITKARRMYVVDNGANQGWGGHPANEGSNGNVTNNYIPGEPGSSSPGPNDDAVNNLNGFEYIGNIDTYVPGSYYGGHPTPIRANPAGAGLYTHTGSITGGVGVWRTSKTGANPLPADWPPVPVSMANPIEGDFQNPGETDRTLINFSPSTNGLAEYTASNFNNALKGDILAAGFFGDIYRINLNTAGTGVLNRLAGKKENQDPAFASGFGAEPLDITTQGDNDIFPGTVWAATYGSSSIVVFEPQDFQPDDCTGQDNANDDDSDGYTNADEIDNNTNPCSAASKPADFDRDLVSNLNDLDDDNDGIADIQDYFALDADNGIATTLPINYDLFNNDPGTGLFGLGFTGLMRNGTTNYLQQFNEDNLIPGGAVGAFSVVDASIGDALGNQNNQENAFQFGINVDSNTEPYTVRARMLGAFFNNQTPANFQSQGVYIGTGDQNNYIKIVLNANGGTPGIEVVYENGGVPVIQQYSIGVLPSQSLDLLLAVNPIAGTVQARYAKNGGTVVSIGSPIAVSGPLLTSIQSTPALAVGIISTSRGATPFTATWDFIHVTYNSNQAPILLNEIPDQNAKVEVNFNFVVADTTFTDENGDNLTYSATLSNNSALPAWLKFNGSTRTFNGIPTSNNPSTINVKVTVNDGKGGTASDIFAISIAPSSNASALYLVNAGGPEINYNGKIWSADQYFTGGETYSNFNIEDIEGTADDDLYKTERNSPTKQFSYNFPVVSPDTYTVKLHFAEIYMGATGGGYGAARERVFDVNIEGGTIELDDFDIYEEIGPMKAVIKTFNVTVTDGMLNINFTATIDQPKISAIEIWPYTGNSEPTLVATPTSVHFFSQQAGTTSTPQTISISNTGMTALNVTGVTITGANSSEFQHDFTASTTIAAGASIPIQLTFTPISLGLKTAQLNITHTGTNPKLTINLTGEGHDNAACSATGSILRELWSNVPGTEVTAIPVNTTPSSVSQLTIFETPGNIGDSYAQRIRGFICPPASGNYTFWIAADDDCELWLSTNDNPANKQRIAFSTSWTGSREWTKYATQKSALIALQAGQKYYIEALHKEGGGGDNLAVGWQLPSGIMERPIAGSRLSPFTLIPTVDAGEDQIISLPTNSVALNGSASGAPVNSYAWSQMSGPNTANFSNATIANPMVSGLIQGTYVFRLSVNQNAAFDEVSVIVNAIPANCSATGSILRELWTNVPGTEVTAIPVNTTPSSVSQLTIFETPGNIGDSYAQRIRGFICPPASGNYTFWIAADDDCELWLSTNDNPANKQRIAFSTSWTGSREWTKYATQKSALIALQAGQKYYIEALHKEGGGGDNLAVGWQLPSGIMERPIAGSRLSPFTLIPTVDAGEDQIISLPTNSVALNGSASGAPVNSYAWSQMSGPNTANFSNATIANPMVSGLIQGTYVFRLSVNQNAAFDEVSVIVNAIPANCSATGSILRELWTNVPGTEVTAIPVNTTPSSVSQLTIFETPGNIGDSYAQRIRGFICPPASGNYTFWIAADDDCELWLSTNDNPANKQRIAFSTSWTGSREWTKYATQKSALIALQAGQKYYIEALHKEGGGGDNLAVGWQLPSGIMERPIAGSRLSPFVNNASARVSNEVLQEEAPGIIAYPNPFSSTITLELKSIETEQVALEIYTSQGTLVTKLYSGEIEANKLYKFTLNGEKLSKGVYMARLVTKKKVVYEKIVLLK; encoded by the coding sequence ATGGAAATACAGTATACTATCTTTAAAAGAAAGGTGGCTTTTATCCCTATTGCCTTATTTTTTTTACTGAGTTTATTCACTACAAACCTATACGGGCAATTTAACTTTGCTGTAGGCCAGCTAACAGGAGTTTCGCTGATTAATCCTACTTCTTTACAATTTGGTCCTGATGGCCGTTTGTATGTTTCACAACAGAACGGAATAATCAAAGTGTTAACCATTGTGAGGGAAGGGCCAAACACTTACACAGTAACTTCCACAGAAACTATTACTCTTATTAATAGTATTCCTAATCACAATGATGATGGATCAGCAGCTGCCAGTGTTACAACAAGGCAAGTAACCGGTATACTAGTTACTGGTACTGCTGCCGACCCTGTATTGTATGTAGGGTCTAGTGATAGCCGCATTGGGGGGCCAGGAGGGAATGGTGATGCAAATTTAGATACCAATTCAGGTATAATCTCCCGCCTGACAAAAAATGGAAGTTTATGGGAGAAAATAGATTTAGTTCGTGGCTTGCCTCGCTCTGAAGAAAACCATTCTATCAATGGGTTGCAGTTAGATACACAAACGAATACGATGTATGTGGCTGTGGGTGGCTTTACTAATGCTGGTGCGCCCTCAAGTAATTTTGCATTTATTACTGAATATGCCCTTTCTGCTGCTATCATTTCTGTGGATTTGGATGCCATAGATGCGATGACTACTAAAGGTACAAGTAATAACAGATATAAATATGATTTACCTACGCTGGACGATCCCACCCGTACAAATAATGCCGATGGGACTGATATTAATGATCCTTTTGGTGGCAACGATGGATTAAATCAGGCTAAGATCGTTATTGGGGGGCCAGTACAAATTTATTCACCAGGGTATCGCACACCTTATGATTTGGTTATTACAAAAGCCCGCCGTATGTATGTAGTAGATAACGGTGCAAATCAAGGATGGGGGGGACATCCAGCTAATGAAGGATCTAATGGCAATGTAACAAATAATTATATACCTGGAGAACCCGGATCTTCCAGCCCAGGCCCAAATGATGACGCAGTTAATAATTTAAATGGATTTGAATATATTGGCAATATAGATACGTATGTGCCCGGAAGCTATTATGGGGGACATCCTACGCCTATTCGTGCTAATCCGGCAGGTGCGGGCTTATATACACACACAGGTTCCATTACAGGTGGAGTTGGCGTATGGCGCACAAGCAAAACCGGAGCAAATCCATTACCAGCTGACTGGCCTCCAGTTCCGGTGAGTATGGCTAATCCTATTGAAGGTGACTTTCAAAATCCGGGAGAAACCGATCGTACTTTAATAAACTTCTCACCATCTACCAATGGATTAGCAGAATATACAGCCTCTAATTTTAATAATGCATTAAAAGGAGATATACTTGCCGCTGGCTTTTTCGGAGATATTTATAGAATCAATTTGAATACAGCAGGCACCGGTGTTTTAAACAGATTAGCCGGGAAAAAGGAAAATCAAGATCCCGCCTTTGCTTCCGGTTTTGGAGCTGAGCCATTGGATATAACTACACAGGGCGATAATGATATTTTCCCAGGTACGGTATGGGCAGCAACCTATGGAAGTAGTTCAATTGTAGTTTTCGAGCCCCAAGATTTCCAACCGGATGATTGTACAGGCCAGGACAATGCAAATGATGATGATAGCGATGGCTATACTAATGCGGATGAAATTGATAATAATACCAACCCTTGCTCAGCAGCCAGTAAGCCTGCTGATTTTGACCGCGATTTAGTTTCGAATTTAAATGACCTTGATGATGACAATGATGGTATAGCAGATATTCAAGATTACTTTGCACTCGATGCTGACAATGGAATAGCAACTACACTACCTATAAACTATGACTTGTTTAATAATGATCCTGGTACAGGACTTTTTGGATTAGGCTTTACAGGATTGATGAGAAATGGTACAACTAATTATTTGCAACAATTTAATGAAGATAATTTAATTCCTGGAGGTGCTGTTGGTGCATTTTCAGTAGTGGATGCTTCTATAGGAGATGCCTTGGGTAATCAGAATAACCAGGAAAATGCGTTTCAATTTGGTATCAATGTTGATTCTAATACAGAGCCTTACACGGTTCGTGCACGTATGCTGGGTGCATTTTTTAATAATCAAACCCCTGCAAATTTCCAGTCACAAGGTGTGTATATAGGAACCGGAGATCAGAATAACTATATTAAAATTGTACTGAACGCAAATGGGGGCACACCAGGAATAGAAGTAGTGTATGAAAATGGAGGTGTTCCGGTTATCCAGCAATACAGTATTGGTGTGCTGCCTTCGCAAAGTCTGGATTTACTATTAGCGGTTAATCCAATCGCAGGTACTGTACAGGCGAGATATGCCAAAAATGGCGGTACAGTTGTTTCTATTGGCTCTCCTATTGCGGTAAGTGGTCCATTATTAACGAGTATTCAATCAACACCTGCTCTGGCGGTAGGGATTATCTCTACTTCACGAGGGGCTACTCCTTTCACTGCAACCTGGGATTTTATCCATGTAACCTACAATAGCAATCAGGCACCTATCTTGCTCAATGAAATTCCAGATCAAAATGCAAAAGTAGAGGTAAACTTCAATTTTGTTGTCGCTGATACTACGTTTACAGATGAAAATGGAGATAACCTAACTTACTCAGCTACGCTGTCAAATAACAGTGCATTACCTGCCTGGTTAAAATTTAATGGAAGTACACGCACTTTTAATGGAATACCCACCAGTAATAATCCTTCTACAATAAATGTAAAAGTAACTGTAAACGATGGCAAAGGAGGAACAGCCAGTGATATATTTGCAATAAGTATTGCTCCTTCAAGTAATGCATCTGCTTTATACCTGGTGAATGCAGGTGGACCGGAGATTAATTATAACGGTAAAATCTGGAGTGCGGATCAGTACTTTACAGGAGGAGAAACGTATTCAAATTTCAACATTGAAGATATTGAAGGGACAGCTGATGATGATTTATATAAAACAGAGCGTAATTCTCCAACCAAACAATTTAGTTACAATTTCCCTGTAGTAAGTCCGGATACCTATACTGTGAAACTACATTTTGCAGAAATTTATATGGGTGCCACAGGAGGCGGATATGGAGCAGCGAGAGAACGTGTATTTGATGTAAATATAGAAGGTGGTACAATAGAATTAGACGATTTTGATATTTATGAAGAAATAGGTCCTATGAAAGCAGTTATTAAAACTTTTAATGTAACTGTTACAGATGGTATGTTAAATATTAATTTCACTGCCACCATAGATCAGCCTAAAATTTCTGCCATTGAAATATGGCCTTATACTGGAAATTCAGAACCAACGCTTGTAGCTACTCCTACTTCAGTCCATTTCTTCTCACAGCAAGCAGGGACTACTTCCACACCGCAAACAATATCGATCTCTAATACTGGTATGACTGCATTAAATGTAACAGGTGTTACTATTACAGGTGCAAATAGCAGTGAATTTCAACATGATTTTACTGCATCAACCACAATTGCGGCTGGTGCTTCGATTCCAATACAATTAACCTTTACACCCATTTCTTTAGGCCTAAAAACAGCGCAATTAAATATTACCCATACCGGTACAAACCCCAAATTAACCATTAACTTAACAGGAGAAGGACATGATAATGCAGCTTGTTCAGCCACCGGTAGTATCTTGAGAGAATTATGGAGCAATGTACCGGGAACAGAAGTAACAGCTATTCCTGTCAATACTACTCCAAGCTCGGTTTCTCAACTTACTATTTTTGAAACCCCGGGTAACATAGGAGATAGTTATGCTCAACGCATCAGAGGCTTTATTTGTCCACCGGCTTCGGGCAACTATACTTTCTGGATCGCAGCTGATGATGATTGTGAGCTGTGGCTGTCTACCAATGACAACCCGGCCAACAAACAACGGATTGCTTTTTCCACCAGCTGGACAGGTTCCAGGGAATGGACCAAGTATGCTACTCAGAAATCAGCCTTAATAGCTTTACAAGCCGGACAGAAGTATTACATCGAAGCTTTACACAAAGAAGGAGGAGGAGGAGATAACCTAGCTGTAGGCTGGCAGTTGCCCAGTGGCATCATGGAACGTCCCATTGCCGGAAGCAGATTGTCTCCTTTTACGTTGATACCGACAGTAGATGCAGGCGAGGATCAGATTATCAGTTTGCCTACCAATAGTGTTGCGCTCAATGGATCAGCCAGTGGTGCGCCTGTGAATAGTTATGCCTGGAGTCAGATGAGTGGACCCAATACAGCTAACTTCAGCAATGCCACTATTGCTAATCCAATGGTGAGTGGCTTGATCCAGGGCACCTATGTGTTCAGGTTGTCTGTTAACCAAAATGCAGCTTTCGATGAGGTTAGTGTTATAGTGAATGCTATCCCTGCTAACTGTTCAGCCACCGGCAGTATCCTAAGAGAACTATGGACCAATGTACCGGGAACAGAAGTAACAGCTATTCCTGTCAATACTACTCCAAGCTCGGTTTCTCAACTTACTATTTTTGAAACCCCGGGTAACATAGGAGATAGTTATGCTCAACGCATCAGAGGCTTTATTTGTCCACCGGCTTCGGGCAACTATACTTTCTGGATCGCAGCTGATGATGATTGTGAGTTGTGGCTGTCTACCAATGACAACCCGGCCAACAAACAACGGATTGCTTTTTCCACCAGCTGGACAGGTTCCAGGGAATGGACCAAGTATGCTACTCAGAAATCAGCCTTAATAGCTTTACAAGCCGGACAGAAGTATTACATCGAAGCTTTACACAAAGAAGGAGGAGGAGGAGATAACCTAGCTGTAGGCTGGCAGTTGCCCAGTGGCATCATGGAACGCCCCATTGCCGGAAGCAGATTGTCTCCTTTTACGTTGATACCGACAGTAGATGCAGGCGAGGATCAGATTATCAGTTTGCCTACCAATAGTGTTGCGCTCAATGGATCAGCCAGTGGTGCGCCTGTGAATAGTTATGCCTGGAGTCAGATGAGTGGACCCAATACAGCTAACTTCAGCAATGCCACTATTGCTAATCCAATGGTGAGTGGCTTGATCCAGGGCACCTATGTGTTCAGGTTGTCTGTTAACCAAAATGCAGCTTTCGATGAGGTTAGTGTTATAGTGAATGCTATCCCTGCTAACTGTTCAGCCACCGGCAGTATCCTAAGAGAACTATGGACCAATGTACCGGGAACAGAAGTAACAGCTATTCCTGTCAATACTACTCCAAGCTCGGTTTCTCAACTTACTATTTTTGAAACCCCGGGTAACATAGGAGATAGTTATGCTCAACGCATCAGAGGCTTTATTTGTCCACCGGCTTCGGGCAACTATACTTTCTGGATCGCAGCTGATGATGATTGTGAGCTGTGGCTGTCTACCAATGACAACCCGGCCAACAAACAACGGATTGCTTTTTCCACCAGCTGGACAGGTTCCAGGGAATGGACCAAGTATGCTACTCAGAAATCAGCCTTAATAGCTTTACAAGCCGGACAGAAGTATTACATCGAAGCTTTACACAAAGAAGGAGGAGGAGGAGATAACCTAGCTGTAGGCTGGCAGTTGCCCAGTGGCATCATGGAACGTCCCATTGCCGGAAGCAGACTATCGCCTTTTGTTAATAATGCATCAGCTAGAGTATCCAACGAAGTATTACAAGAGGAAGCTCCTGGAATTATTGCATATCCAAATCCATTCTCTTCTACAATAACATTAGAACTTAAGTCAATAGAGACTGAACAAGTAGCTTTGGAAATCTATACCAGCCAGGGTACACTGGTTACTAAGTTATATAGTGGAGAAATAGAAGCAAATAAGTTATACAAGTTTACACTAAATGGTGAAAAGTTAAGTAAAGGCGTTTATATGGCTCGCTTGGTTACTAAGAAAAAAGTGGTATATGAAAAGATAGTGCTGTTAAAGTAA
- a CDS encoding IS5 family transposase has protein sequence MQERFFELTDCEWEIIKEVVDNQRKIKHDKRVILNAILWLLTTGSQWRNMESKYPPWQTIYYHYRQWKKRGIIEELLAFLAIRERKKAGRQALPSVLAIDSQSVKIVQFTSQDKGIDGNKKVNGRKRHLAVDCLGIPWAVHVTAAHVSDTTAGYELAAKLKGKSCRLHTLKADNGYKDTFVEEIERDYGWKVEIVQKPESVKGFVPAGGRWVVERSYGWLNFKRRLSRDFEKSTESSEAMLQLAFIDTLLKRKPV, from the coding sequence ATGCAAGAAAGATTCTTCGAACTCACTGATTGTGAGTGGGAAATTATCAAGGAAGTAGTAGATAACCAAAGAAAAATCAAACATGACAAACGTGTTATTCTTAATGCTATTCTATGGCTACTTACTACAGGTAGTCAATGGCGCAACATGGAAAGTAAATACCCACCCTGGCAAACCATTTATTACCATTACAGGCAGTGGAAGAAGCGAGGCATCATCGAAGAGCTGTTGGCTTTTTTAGCAATCAGAGAAAGAAAAAAAGCAGGCCGACAAGCCTTGCCAAGCGTGTTAGCTATTGATAGTCAAAGTGTAAAGATTGTACAGTTTACTTCCCAAGACAAGGGCATAGATGGCAACAAAAAGGTGAATGGCAGAAAAAGACATCTAGCAGTGGATTGTTTAGGTATTCCTTGGGCTGTGCATGTAACAGCCGCCCATGTGTCAGACACTACAGCCGGTTATGAGTTAGCAGCTAAGCTGAAGGGTAAGTCTTGCCGCCTACATACACTAAAAGCAGATAATGGCTACAAAGATACCTTTGTAGAAGAGATAGAAAGAGACTATGGATGGAAGGTAGAAATTGTACAAAAGCCTGAAAGCGTAAAGGGCTTTGTGCCGGCAGGAGGCCGTTGGGTGGTAGAACGCAGTTACGGATGGCTCAATTTTAAGCGTAGATTGAGCCGTGACTTTGAGAAAAGCACAGAAAGTTCGGAAGCTATGCTACAATTAGCCTTTATTGACACACTGCTTAAAAGAAAACCAGTATAA
- a CDS encoding PA14 domain-containing protein: MHYNGSMGTGLSVWKPLVHNNTTYLCFDMGAGEPEVKIIKVDESNWRLMPAVNIRFGYDNNDYNYGAIWTDGNGDGLLQDSEKRRIKYLPYIRNLRVMPDFTYIYDRYSLGTIAMLKVREWNGAGSPVYEDFPAKDFAPWPAFMLKSNGQSNAYVASHYFATEGVGYPLYTAVGMGDKGWGAPEEVHLLKFNADGTLAWRAGRNTKTKNYYDMNHTILPGEIWSAFKNTVGVVHECVVAADFNGGYNGRTDWTAFTYVWDKDGLWVGGLFDNPNTSVAPMTAYTQSSENGAGGLYEDPSNGTVYYYGGAENEVRIYKISGWDNWYRTNGTVVSGTTPPPTTTLRTPENPANTTNGLDYSYYEGTWSDIPDFNSLTAFKNGTVTSISLANRNRNDFYGFRFNGYISVPTDGEYTFYTTSDDGSRLYIGNTLVVDNGGSHGSIEKSGKIGLKAGKHSFSVTYFEDDGGEALSVSYSASNINKQVIPASVLYRNSTTTTPTPSEGTGLSATYYDNMDLTGSTMKRIDATVNFDWGNFAPTSSMGVDQFSVRWEGQIQALYSEPYTFHILSDDGVRLWVNGQQLINNWNRSHSETNGNITLTAGQKYSIKIEYFEDGGGAISKLYWSSARQAKQIIPKNYLYPLSSSNGRVGNDIETVKAENIQLYPNPAKGLLNIVFPYGADEVVEVSFIDNLSITRKTVQGVISKNTLTINLQELPTGIYIVRTRYRDQTNISKLIIH, from the coding sequence ATGCATTACAATGGTTCGATGGGCACAGGCCTGAGTGTATGGAAGCCTTTGGTGCACAATAATACCACCTATCTCTGCTTTGATATGGGGGCAGGAGAGCCAGAAGTTAAAATTATTAAAGTAGATGAGAGTAACTGGAGATTAATGCCTGCAGTAAATATCCGGTTTGGTTACGACAATAATGACTATAACTATGGAGCGATCTGGACGGATGGCAATGGAGATGGACTCTTACAGGATAGCGAAAAACGCAGAATTAAATATCTGCCGTATATCCGTAATCTAAGAGTAATGCCTGATTTTACTTACATTTATGACAGGTATTCTCTGGGAACAATAGCTATGCTAAAAGTAAGGGAGTGGAATGGAGCCGGCTCACCGGTTTATGAAGACTTTCCGGCCAAAGACTTTGCTCCCTGGCCTGCTTTTATGCTTAAATCCAATGGCCAGTCTAATGCATATGTTGCTTCACACTATTTTGCTACTGAGGGAGTAGGCTATCCCTTATATACAGCTGTAGGGATGGGAGACAAAGGTTGGGGTGCTCCTGAAGAAGTCCACCTGCTCAAGTTCAATGCCGATGGCACTTTAGCCTGGAGAGCCGGTAGAAATACCAAAACCAAAAACTATTATGATATGAACCATACCATTCTGCCCGGAGAAATATGGTCTGCTTTCAAAAACACGGTAGGCGTGGTGCATGAATGTGTGGTGGCAGCTGACTTTAATGGAGGTTACAACGGACGTACAGATTGGACGGCTTTCACCTATGTATGGGACAAGGATGGCTTATGGGTAGGGGGCTTGTTTGATAACCCCAATACCTCGGTGGCTCCTATGACGGCTTACACGCAGTCTAGTGAGAATGGGGCAGGAGGCTTGTATGAGGATCCAAGCAATGGCACGGTGTATTATTACGGGGGAGCTGAAAATGAGGTGCGTATCTACAAGATCTCCGGATGGGATAACTGGTACCGTACTAATGGAACTGTGGTAAGTGGTACCACTCCTCCACCTACAACTACGCTACGTACACCAGAAAATCCTGCTAATACTACCAATGGATTAGATTATAGTTATTATGAAGGTACATGGAGTGATATTCCTGATTTTAATAGCTTAACAGCTTTTAAAAACGGTACTGTAACTTCTATTAGTCTCGCAAACCGTAACCGGAATGATTTTTATGGATTCAGATTCAATGGCTATATTTCGGTACCCACTGATGGAGAATATACTTTCTATACAACTTCAGACGATGGCAGCCGCTTATACATAGGCAATACTCTAGTAGTAGATAATGGTGGTTCGCATGGATCCATTGAGAAATCAGGAAAAATTGGCTTGAAAGCAGGTAAACATAGTTTTAGTGTAACTTATTTTGAAGATGATGGAGGTGAAGCTCTAAGTGTGAGTTATTCAGCATCAAATATTAATAAGCAAGTTATTCCTGCCTCTGTTTTGTATAGGAATTCTACCACTACAACTCCTACTCCTTCAGAAGGAACAGGGTTAAGTGCTACATATTATGATAATATGGATTTAACCGGAAGTACTATGAAGCGAATTGATGCAACTGTAAATTTTGATTGGGGTAACTTTGCTCCGACTAGCAGTATGGGTGTAGATCAATTTTCCGTTCGTTGGGAGGGACAGATTCAAGCTTTGTATAGTGAACCATATACTTTTCACATTCTTTCAGATGATGGAGTCAGATTATGGGTAAATGGCCAGCAACTTATTAATAACTGGAATCGGTCTCATTCAGAAACCAATGGAAATATCACTCTTACAGCGGGGCAGAAGTATTCAATCAAGATTGAGTATTTTGAGGATGGTGGCGGTGCTATTTCCAAATTATATTGGAGTAGCGCAAGGCAGGCAAAACAGATCATTCCTAAGAATTATCTATACCCTCTGTCTAGCTCTAACGGACGGGTTGGCAATGATATTGAGACAGTGAAAGCAGAAAATATACAATTATACCCTAATCCTGCTAAAGGCCTGTTAAATATAGTTTTTCCATATGGGGCAGACGAAGTAGTGGAAGTGTCCTTCATTGATAATTTATCTATAACCAGAAAAACTGTTCAAGGTGTAATAAGTAAAAATACACTTACCATTAATTTACAGGAATTACCGACAGGTATATATATAGTTAGAACTAGATATAGAGATCAAACCAATATAAGCAAATTGATAATTCATTAA
- a CDS encoding FlgD immunoglobulin-like domain containing protein, with translation MDRCPSPTYTRSRLPLALLLILLWLPYLSMAQSYYVNYSLPSSGKVSVNIYDEKGAIVRELLHGQSQNAGSYNLLWDGKDGKGNTLANPLQYKWKLLKTPSGLQAEFITGVGSSYPNGANRQWESGLGNHEGTSSVAVDETHAYVAAGGGENVRTQVKLDRSLSQLVFSGWQPDIGQGYFARTILEGKIYGLQADGYVSFHSTSEINRMYQSVGTSANYVGSRWDALYPGKTRPGRGQIAMMQLMDMAGARIATTSHLVISYKEQNLIQWRNPANGAVLDQVTIPAPLGVAIDNAGNVLAISEGKVVRFSRSNKTLVQVIAATALDAPWRLDVDRSTGEILVAEKAGGNQVKKFSSSGSLLKSYGRKTGRAFGLHVATDFYDISDICSDNKGGFYVTEPGKRAIPRVAYINASGSLVKELVGAPPGRLSVRQSRMILR, from the coding sequence ATGGATAGATGTCCTTCACCTACTTATACCAGGAGCCGCCTTCCCCTGGCGCTGCTGCTAATCTTACTATGGCTGCCATACCTGAGCATGGCTCAATCCTATTACGTCAACTACTCCTTACCCTCTTCCGGTAAAGTCTCCGTCAATATCTATGATGAGAAAGGAGCCATTGTGCGGGAACTCCTCCATGGACAAAGCCAGAATGCAGGCAGCTATAACCTGCTTTGGGATGGCAAAGATGGCAAAGGCAACACCTTAGCCAATCCTTTACAATACAAATGGAAACTGCTCAAAACCCCTTCAGGGCTGCAGGCAGAGTTCATCACGGGGGTAGGTTCGAGTTATCCTAATGGCGCCAACCGCCAATGGGAATCAGGTTTAGGCAATCATGAGGGCACCAGTTCGGTAGCTGTGGATGAAACCCATGCCTATGTGGCGGCCGGAGGTGGAGAAAATGTCCGCACCCAGGTTAAGCTTGACCGGTCACTTTCACAGCTGGTTTTTAGCGGCTGGCAGCCGGATATAGGTCAGGGCTATTTTGCCCGTACCATCCTGGAAGGCAAAATCTATGGCTTGCAAGCCGATGGCTATGTCTCCTTTCACTCGACAAGCGAGATCAATAGAATGTATCAGTCAGTGGGGACCTCTGCCAACTATGTGGGCAGCCGATGGGATGCCCTGTATCCGGGCAAAACCAGACCCGGCAGAGGCCAGATCGCCATGATGCAACTCATGGACATGGCCGGAGCCCGCATCGCCACCACTTCTCATCTAGTGATCAGCTACAAAGAACAGAACCTGATCCAGTGGCGTAACCCGGCTAATGGGGCTGTTTTAGACCAGGTAACCATTCCTGCTCCATTGGGAGTAGCCATTGACAATGCAGGCAATGTGCTGGCTATCTCTGAAGGAAAAGTAGTACGCTTTTCAAGAAGTAACAAAACCCTGGTGCAGGTTATTGCCGCGACAGCTTTAGATGCTCCCTGGCGTTTGGATGTGGACCGAAGCACAGGAGAGATCTTAGTAGCTGAAAAAGCAGGGGGCAATCAGGTCAAGAAGTTTTCTTCCTCGGGCAGCTTGCTTAAAAGCTATGGCAGAAAAACCGGCAGAGCTTTTGGTTTGCATGTGGCTACAGACTTTTATGATATTTCTGATATATGTTCAGACAACAAAGGAGGCTTTTATGTGACTGAGCCGGGCAAGCGTGCCATTCCCCGGGTGGCTTACATCAATGCAAGTGGAAGTTTGGTCAAGGAGTTAGTGGGGGCACCACCTGGACGGCTTTCGGTCAGGCAGAGCAGAATGATCCTACGGTAG